The nucleotide sequence CTCCATGTATGTGTTGTCCATCCTGATTCAGTTTATGTTGGAACAATAGTAATCGTATACATCTGTATAGTATCATAACAAATAAAAGAACTTTGCATCTCAATCAAATCATTTCACAGTTTAAGGTTTCTGGGTCAAGCTTAGTGGTTGTTTTGAGTAAACCAAGAACATAAACAACTGTGCTCCATTGCATGTGATTAATAATCCATCTGTTGCTAGGATAGTTGCATCAATAACCTTCTAGCTTGTAACATCCTAGCTTTTCTGCCTTTCTTGATCAAGCTGATTTCCTTTTATCATTTTAGTCCTTTTTCTGTGACGTTGGGGGTATTCTAGAGCAAGGTCACTCAGACATTTTGCTGTCTAAGATCAATGTATATCTTGAATTCTGTATTTCACAGCATAGGACCATGCCTGTTATGTTCTCGCCCATCCCTCAATAACCAAGGTTTAGCATCCAACTAGCAAATCCTGATCCTGATTAGCAGGATAGGATTAAGAATGGGCTATCCTACAAAGCATGTCTAGTTGCGGTGTAGTTATAGATGTTGAGTATACAAAAACAAATCTCATAATTACTTGTCAGatatggtttatatatatatatatatatatatatatatatatatatatatatatatatatttttttttttttttttttttttggaacctTTTTATGTGGCTTTTCTCCATTAAATTTTTCATACAACTCAAGGAGAAAAATAAAAGTTTTGGTCCATAACTGATGATTCAAGGAGCTGTATAgcacatataattatgatgaAGCTCCAGCTGTGATTATACTGCCATTCAAGCATTTGTATATGTGTGCATATCAAGTAAACTTATAATGACTATGACAAGGTTTTAACTAGCTGACAAGCTGTCATGCTAAATATATGGATCAACTACATGGATTGTTTTACTAGAGTCAACACATATAGAACTGCATTGCTTTCAGTTATCTGATGAATTTTGGTTCTAAATCTTAATTATTCTGATATTTCACAATTCTCTTTGGTGCCTGTATATATGATCCATTAGTTATCTGCAATCAAAAAATTCTGGAAGACTGCATGACTTGGACattctcttttattttctctttctaGTGCATTCCTAATGGAAGATAATCttggtattttcttttttttttctcaaaatatcAGAATTGAAACTTCAAAGAAGCCCTTCTGTCCTCCTCGCGAGGTACATGTTCAAGTTACACATTCTATGCCGCCTCAGAAGGTTGAGATCTTTAGGGCATTAGAGGACTGGGCAGAGAATAACATCCTGGTACATCTAAAGCCAGTTGAAAAGTGTTGGCAGCCACAAGATTTTCTTCCAGACCCTTCCTCAGATGGATTTTATGAAGAAGTTCAAGAACTGAGAGAACGATCAAAGGAGATCCCTGATGATTATTATGTTTGCTTGGTTGGAGATATGATCACAGAGGAAGCCCTTCCTACATACCAGACAATGCTTAATACCCTTGATGGTGTGCGAGATGAAACCGGTGCAAGCCTTACCTCGTGGGCTATCTGGACAAGGGCATGGACTGCTGAAGAGAACAGACATGGTGACCTTCTCAACAAGTACTTGTACCTGACAGGAAGAGTAAACATGAAACAAATTGAGAAAACCATACAATATCTGATTGGTTCAGGAATGGTAAGTTCCCTGATCTGcttaagttacttggctttgacAGCATTCAGATCTCCAGAATTTATCTTTTAATATACTGTCCTCAAAACTTTGGGCAAAATCCTGAAATTTGTGGTTAATCTACTGACTAAGTGCACTAGCAACAAAGTctgcatgattttttttatatatattttaaattattttgaccaGCAATATATTGGATCTGAGACCAAAAAGATATTCTGGATGTATTTAGGCCTGTCTCTATTTTTGTTGGTCATATGTGGCTATTCATTTGAAGCAAAATAGCAAGAACCAATAATTTTTAAAAGGAAGAGTGGTGCTAAATGTTAACAACTATGTCTCCTTGATGTCTTTCATCTACTTTCTGGACAAAAACCATAGAATCTTGCAATGAATTCTGTCCTCCAGTATTAATTGGAATGTTCTTTCTATTAATCTGAAGTGAAGTTTTGAGGAATGAAAATAGATACTTTAGTATATTACtatatttttcaaggagaaatgtTCCGTATGAGTTAGGAAACTGTAGAATAGGTTCTGTTGAAGTCCCTAAGCTGCATTTTGTCTCAGCCATGGTTAATATTAACTCTTCTGTTTCTGGTTGATTGAAAAACTTAATATTTCCTAAGCTACTTAATCTGCATATATTGATAAGTTGCCTTTCACCAGCACATGTAAATAATTTTAGTTGGAAAGAATGTCAACACGTTAACTTCTTTTGTTTGTTCTGCTTTTGATAGGATCCCAGAACTGAGAATAGCCCCTACCTTGGCTTCATATACACCTCATTTCAAGAACGAGCTACCTTTGTATCCCATGGAAACACGGCCAGGCATGCCAAGGAATATGGGGACCTGAAGCTGGCTCAGATATGTGGCACTATAGCTGCAGACGAGAAGCGCCATGAAACTGCATACACCAAGATAGTGGAGAAGCTTTTCGAGATAGACCCCGATGGGACAATGCTTGCATTTGCAgacatgatgaagaagaagatttcgatGCCTGCCCATCTAATGTACGACGGACGTGATGATAACCTCTTTGAGCACTTCTCTGCTGTGGCTCAGCGGTTGGGTGTCTATACTGCAAAGGACTACGCTGATATACTCGAGTTTCTTGTCGTGAGGTGGAACCTGGAGAAGCTTAGTGTCCTGTCGGGAGAGGCAAGTCAAGCCCAGGACTTTGTATGCACTTTGGCTCCAAGGATACGAAGACTCGAAGAAAGAGCACAGGGGAAGGCCAAGCAATCACCAAGAATTCCTTTCAGTTGGATCAATTACAGGGAAGTGCAGCTGTGAGCACAAACGACAATCGCTTTCCTATGTTAAAAGAAATATCCGATTAGCTCTAGGTCTCATATAAAGTGTCTGCATCCAACTTATGCTGCAGTTGGCTAGTAATAAGGATTTGTCGGATTGAGCATTAGTATCATAAAGCCATATTTATGTTTCTGAATCAGGATGTGAGCTGTCATCTTATCAGGTTATATATAGATTTCTTGAACATGACATGAATCTTGTAAGGGCTGTTCCGAGGTTTTCATAGATTTTGGAGAGCTTAATCTACAGTTACTTTTTAAGTTTTTCATGTACAAGTAATGAAACTGCAGTTAATAATTCCCTCTTTCCCGAACTCCATCTATGCATGATTGCTGAGTCTTTTCTAGTTTCTTTTTGTTGTAAGAGATGATCAGATAATTCTTTTTACATAAAGAAGAAATGTAACTCCAGGGATCTTAATTGGATCCGTTTAAATTGTTGATCTTGAACCCTAATTTTATGGTTGTTGAGTTGTTCTATACAATGTCTATTGAAATGAAACCAACAAGGTTCAGATCCCAGTTCTAAAATGGATCTTTGCCCTGTTCATTTCCGATTTCACTCCCTTGCATGCGCGACACAGTGCAGCTTCTATATAAATTATTTAGTTGCCGTTGGATTGAACAATGCACATTCGATCTATTTTTGGCAATAGGGAAATAAGAGGTTCGTGATCCTACTAAGAACACTATGAGATTGCACTTGTAATGTTGctaagattaagattaacttataaggatttgataagtgtattattatttattttactttaaaTATTTTGACTAGTTAATTAGGACAAATGAAATTGAGATCAATTAGCCTATTAGACTTAGACCATAACATTTGATATCAAAATCGATCTAATATTTAGACATGATAAGAGAGTTAGGAGTAGGAAAAGACTACTATAGATAGAGTTAAACAACTTGTTAAAACATGGAGCTACCCGTCAAGCTATGCTTTATATACACTATGTCAATGTTTGATTTGTACTATGCTGTGCCTTGATAAGTGCATGTGGAGAAAATTATAATACTCAATTAGACTCAAAACTAAAATTAGTTAAAAAAGAATGGATGAGTATATTATTTGTTAAGAAATCATACATATGAAATTTCTTTTTTATAGTAAAGTAAAAGTAATAATTAATATTCTTAGATGATTTAAAAAATACACATGAAATTCTTTTTCTTACAAGTCATTTAAATaaagtaaaattaaaaataattatataaaattattgatCATTATTCGATCGATAAACATTAGTATAAGTTTTTAAGAGTTAGTCACATCGTCGATTTTAATTTTGTATGTTCCAAACTGCAAAATCCAATCATAATGctgaataattcatgaaaaatcaAAATGACAAAGTCTACacaataatctttaatatttctcACCTACTATTTATCTAACATTGCAAGCTCTTAGCTTTCTTTAACATCAACCTCCAATCCATGGACTGCACGCGCCGCCTCTCCCAGTGCGCGTGCTCGGAACGAGCAAGTCTGCGACACACAACACTCGGAGCACTCCCAACGTCAAAAGACCTCACCGTTGTTTTCTATTAGCTTCTGTCTCCCTCCTTCCTCTCCTTCGTGCTCAAAACTACTCTCGAGCTGTACAGCTTCGGATGGCCGACACCAACAAAAAGTCAACCGAGAACGACCGTCTTATTCATCTGACACACAAAACAAAGAAAACCAAATACATCCTCCTTGGGTTTGACTCCGCGGAATCATCTCCGACCATgaacacatgttccagataatgcttGTCGGGGAAGGTCTTAACTGGTGACAACAACTTGTAATTTAAATACTTACTGTAAGATTGCATGATTGGATTCTCTTTCTGCCTTAAATCATTAATCTATTTGTACCTATGCGTGATTACATTTTGTTCATCCATAATTATCCTGTTGCTCAGATCATTTGCTCCATGGGTTAAGCTTCAAATGGGGTTTCCACACATTTATCCTTTTAGTGTTTGGAAACAACATATTTGCTGAATCTAACTATAATATTGCACTTATCCTTTCCATCAATATTCATAAACAAATTAGTATTATTTGGTTTGCAGTACAAAGATCCCAATATTCTATCCGAAATACACATAATGTTCTTACAATAATCTTTTAAAGAACATATGCATCGTCTACACTTTTATTAcaataaaaatgatatatatatatatatatataaccatataAAACACTCCTAATATTGTTTATCATAATAAGCTTTTAGAGTATTAATATGATAAAATTCATCCACgattacatatatataatttttagatttcacagtgataatatatatatatatgctaaaatCAGATTTAGAggaataaatacaaaaaaaaaactattatgtatATATGAAATGTTCCCTTCATATTGGAGCTGAGCACAGTGTCACTCATCAGATGTCTGAACTCCTGTCACTGTCATCTGCAGCCCATGGTTTTGTTCATGGCATTTATCTTCCAGCTCCTGGAATGAGCTGTCGACACATGAAACCTTAATCTGTGACATATACCACCAAACCAAACAACAAAACAAAAGCCATGCATTCTTGTGTTGTTCTTCTCAATTAGATCATCTTCTGATTCCACCACACCATCATAAACTAATCTACCCTTAACGTCACCCTGCCATTTGATCCCCACACCCCGATTCCCTTCACATTTGCAGGAATGATTCCGTTTACACTGCCCTATATGAGCTGGTGTTCATGCAGGAACTGAGCTTGACCCGAGCGATGGAGAGCGACCATCCCTTCCTCTTTGCGCCACAGGCCCGCATAAGCAACGAGGACGACGGGTTCGATCCCGTCTTCGAGAGCTACGACCATGAGCTGCTCCAGTTCATGCTCTTCGACGGCGGGCTCGCGGGTGATGGCCATCTGAGCTTGCTGAGGGAAGGAGCGCTGTTCGATGCTGGCGGCCATGAAGGAACCACCGCCACCCAGTACCTGCAGGCCGATGCGCCTTCGGGCTCTCCCGACCTTAGCTTGGAGGTGGATGACGATCCTCCTGCGTGCGGAGAGTGCCATGATGGTGGCGATTCCCCCGGGGGGATCACCAAGACAAGGAGAGACCGGTCCAAGACTCTGATatcggagaggaagaggagggttCGCATGAAGGAGAAGCTGTACGAGCTGCGCTCTCTGGTTCCCAATATAACGAAGGTACAGATACGTTACTCGCCACCTGTTTCAGGTTGTGGTGGAGAGAGGCTTGACCATGGTTAATGCGATGTCGTGCAGATGGACAAAGCTTCCATCATAGCCGACGCAGTAGTGTACTTGAAGAATCTGCAATCTAAGGCGAAGAAGTTGGAGGAGGAAGTGAGCATGCTCGAGTCCTCGTCGCGAGAAGGCCAACCGCTTCAGGTTCCAAGCAGGAAGACGACCAAAGCTACAGATTTGGAGGAGGCTGCTGCTGTGAGAGGCGGCAACATAATGCAGGTAAACGCATACGAAGTGGGTGAGGGAAGGTTCTACGTGAAGGTGGAGGGCAGCATGGGAGACGGAGCGGTGTCATCTCTCTACTCCGCCGTCGAGTCTCTCTTGTGCTTCGATCTGGAGAGCTCCAACTTCTCCCTCAACCCCAATGGATTTGTGTTCACGCTAACCTTCAAAGTATAAACGCCGAACACAGTTCTCTCCATTTTTGCTCTTCTCATTGGATTGCTCGTGTTAGGGTTGAGAATGTTTCTGTACTGCTGCAGATCGGAGACTTCAGCAGGGAGATGAATGCATCCTCCATGGAGTTATGGGTGATGGGAGCTCTTCTGAGGGAGGGGTTTCAACTCATGCAGACAACTCCTCCTTTGTAGAGAGCTACTTGTCCTCCACTATCAGCGGCCACCCTCTCACATATTTTGAGCTTTGCGTACTCACTTTTATTTGTAGACATGTTCACTGTAATAACAATCTGCTCTTCAGGCATTGGagtgtatgcatgcatgcatcgacTGCCATGAGTTTTATCATGTGGAATCCACCATACTGAAATCATATGCAATAATGAGAGCACAATCATATAAAATAAGAGTTATATGTACCATATAATGGTAGAAAAGAGAGATGTAGCAACCAAAGTACTGTCAGgtaattggaaattatgtgacttcAATTGCACAAACAAGTTTCAATTCTTACAAGAAGCAGCCCAAATCATTTGCAGATATCAACTGCTATGATTGTACAGTAGACATAGGTTTGCTCTGATCCCATTGAGGAGGTGAAATATACTTCTTCAGAGTGACTTCTTATTTGTTCTTATAATAAGGAGTTCACTAATGACCCTTAACAAAACTTGATATTGTGGTTGACATGATCATAGATCTAGTGTTTGAATACAAGTGTACTACACAGGTAATTTAAGATTAGATAATTGAAACAAAGATATCCAGGCTTTCTAGATATTGTAATGAAGAGATTCTGACCATTGAATAaggcttttattattattattaatatattaaagATTGCAGAAAGTCAACCACTATTCCTGCTTGTATATAAATCTGACCTCAAGATTCTTCACTAAGATAAACTTCTTTAATCTTTTATATTGACAACAATGGAGGGGTTGATCTCTAATAATAAACTATAAGGAGTTATGTCCCAAACCACTTCAATATAAGGATAGAAAAGGTTAAGGATGGTTACCTATATATTTCTTCCAATTTTTGTTATATCTATAATTAATTCTCTCAGACCCTTGCATGACATTTATCTTGACTTTGTTATTTTTATGTATTCAGGACTTGCAAAAGTCTACTAATATTTTTGTGGTGACGTAGTGAGTACTGTAATTTCATCAACCAACCCTAAAGGTTTTATGAAGCAATTCTCTTTCTTCAGGTTTTAGCTGAAGACTAAACCTAGATCTCAGGTTTTAGCTGCCAAAGATGAATAATTgtgaattcttgaaaaaaatctCTATGTTTGAGAGATTTTTGTAGAGCTCTCCTGAtcgtataaaaaattattttaccctTATTTTATCACTGTTGTATTGTGTTTGGTTAGTTGAATTTGCTCCTGCTTGTCTCGCGCTCATACAAGGAAAGAGGAGGTGCAACAACGATAGCCCTTGTCGTCCTCGTGTGAGCAAGGGTGTAGGTGGCCGCTATCATAGATGTAAGAAAGGTGGGGGTGGGAGAAGGTTTGACGAGGGCTATTGTGACTCTGTCGTCAGGTGAGTTTGGTGAAGATAGAAGCCTTGCTCTTGTTGTAAGTGGAGGGG is from Musa acuminata AAA Group cultivar baxijiao chromosome BXJ1-6, Cavendish_Baxijiao_AAA, whole genome shotgun sequence and encodes:
- the LOC135676939 gene encoding stearoyl-[acyl-carrier-protein] 9-desaturase, chloroplastic-like isoform X1 codes for the protein MCLFYLTLKKRIFLPYNFGGADVPERPQQNLWPQVFDITFFREVNIKCVIVGSMRIETSKKPFCPPREVHVQVTHSMPPQKVEIFRALEDWAENNILVHLKPVEKCWQPQDFLPDPSSDGFYEEVQELRERSKEIPDDYYVCLVGDMITEEALPTYQTMLNTLDGVRDETGASLTSWAIWTRAWTAEENRHGDLLNKYLYLTGRVNMKQIEKTIQYLIGSGMDPRTENSPYLGFIYTSFQERATFVSHGNTARHAKEYGDLKLAQICGTIAADEKRHETAYTKIVEKLFEIDPDGTMLAFADMMKKKISMPAHLMYDGRDDNLFEHFSAVAQRLGVYTAKDYADILEFLVVRWNLEKLSVLSGEASQAQDFVCTLAPRIRRLEERAQGKAKQSPRIPFSWINYREVQL
- the LOC135676939 gene encoding stearoyl-[acyl-carrier-protein] 9-desaturase, chloroplastic-like isoform X2, translating into MALRVTLPPKISLVLTPPKPNLGSPRVSMASAIRASAAKIETSKKPFCPPREVHVQVTHSMPPQKVEIFRALEDWAENNILVHLKPVEKCWQPQDFLPDPSSDGFYEEVQELRERSKEIPDDYYVCLVGDMITEEALPTYQTMLNTLDGVRDETGASLTSWAIWTRAWTAEENRHGDLLNKYLYLTGRVNMKQIEKTIQYLIGSGMDPRTENSPYLGFIYTSFQERATFVSHGNTARHAKEYGDLKLAQICGTIAADEKRHETAYTKIVEKLFEIDPDGTMLAFADMMKKKISMPAHLMYDGRDDNLFEHFSAVAQRLGVYTAKDYADILEFLVVRWNLEKLSVLSGEASQAQDFVCTLAPRIRRLEERAQGKAKQSPRIPFSWINYREVQL
- the LOC135677826 gene encoding transcription factor BHLH156-like yields the protein MESDHPFLFAPQARISNEDDGFDPVFESYDHELLQFMLFDGGLAGDGHLSLLREGALFDAGGHEGTTATQYLQADAPSGSPDLSLEVDDDPPACGECHDGGDSPGGITKTRRDRSKTLISERKRRVRMKEKLYELRSLVPNITKMDKASIIADAVVYLKNLQSKAKKLEEEVSMLESSSREGQPLQVPSRKTTKATDLEEAAAVRGGNIMQVNAYEVGEGRFYVKVEGSMGDGAVSSLYSAVESLLCFDLESSNFSLNPNGFVFTLTFKIGDFSREMNASSMELWVMGALLREGFQLMQTTPPL